The Planctellipticum variicoloris DNA window GCAGGCGGCGCATCTGTTCATTCGCGGTTGGCTGGCAAAGCGTTACAATCCGCCGGCGGCCGAAGAGATGCGAATTCTGTACGGCGGGAGCGTGAAGGCGGATAACGCCGCGGAGCTGATGGGGCTGGCTGACGTCGACGGAGCGCTGGTCGGCGGAGCGAGTCTGAAGGGGGAGCTGTTTCTCCCGATCATTCGCGCGGCCGCGACGCTCGCGGAAACCAAGTAATTCGGTCTGCATGCGGCCAACCCGGCTGCGGCGTCCGACAGAATGAGTCTACCACAGGGACGTGAGCGACGTCGCCCGGCGACGGTCGTCCAACGAGGAGTGAGTTCGGCATGAGTATCGTCCCCTATCTGACGATGGGTCTGCTGGCGTTCGTCAGCCTGCTCCTGATTTTCATCGTGCTGCTGCAGCGCGGTCGAGGCGGCGGTCTGGCCGGCGCGCTGGGCGGGGCGGGCGGACAGAGTGCTTTCGGCACGAAAGCGGGGGACGTCTTTACCCGCATTACGATCGTGCTGGCGGTGATTTGGGTGCTGCTGGGCGCCATGAACGTGGTGCTGTTGCGGAACCTGTCGACCGGCCGGTTCGAAGGCGGCGATGAGGCGTCGACGACGCCGGTGCTGACGGCTCCGGAGAAGACCGACGAATCGGCGCCCGAAGGAACCGGCGAAAAGGCGACA harbors:
- the secG gene encoding preprotein translocase subunit SecG, which codes for MSIVPYLTMGLLAFVSLLLIFIVLLQRGRGGGLAGALGGAGGQSAFGTKAGDVFTRITIVLAVIWVLLGAMNVVLLRNLSTGRFEGGDEASTTPVLTAPEKTDESAPEGTGEKATPAAGGETSKAAEAVEGAKTPAPSAKPDEAEAAEKKADGPAPAEKPKEEAKPDAAPEKPAAEEKKPE